One window of the Ammospiza nelsoni isolate bAmmNel1 chromosome 17, bAmmNel1.pri, whole genome shotgun sequence genome contains the following:
- the ZDHHC4 gene encoding palmitoyltransferase ZDHHC4: MDFLTLFLLYLCSVLAVAALLCLISGRQESFLTRSVTRASQVLALLIPSQLQRVAQRALHRLFHTRSCLFVVLHVALQAAVFGEYTWEVFVYCWELQFHLLLLLLPYLLLAGNLGCLLLCSRANPGTVTKSNAASLAKVYAYDGVLFQRGLVCPTCTLEKPARSKHCSVCRTCVHRFDHHCVWVNNCIGAGNAGLFLLYLLSLTATAGAVAAVSAALLVRVLLLSSALHGTYLDAQGQEQPVGIPLLVQHLFLTFPRIVFMLGFVILLTLVLGGYCSFSLYLALTNQTTNEWCKSRRFGGSQSHDRPLVYRNIYSKGIWRNLKEIFNPPTTLERKKKT, translated from the exons ATGGATTTCCTGACGCTGTTCCTGCTGTACCTGTGCTCCGTGCTGGCcgtggctgccctgctgtgcctgatCTCGGGAAGGCAGGAGAGCTTCCTCACCAGGAGTGTCACCAGGGCCAGCCAG gtgctggcactgctgatccccagccagctgcagagggTGGCACAGCGGGCACTGCACAGGCTCTTCCACACAAG gagctgtttgtTTGTGGTGCTGCACGtggccctgcaggctgcagtgtTTGGGGAGTACACCTGGGAGGTGTTCGTGtactgctgggagctgcagttccacctgctgctgctgctgctgccctacctgctgctggctggcaacctgggctgcctcctgctctgctcccggGCCAACCCTG GTACAGTGACCAAATCCAACGCTGCATCCCTGGCTAAGGTTTATGCCTATGATGGGGTGTTGTTCCAGAGAGGCCTCGTGTGTCCCACGTGCACCCTGGAGAAACCAGCCAGGTCCAAGCACTGCA GCGTGTGCAGGACGTGCGTGCACCGCTTTGACCACCACTGCGTGTGGGTGAACAACTGCATCGGGGCCGGCAACGcggggctgttcctgctctaCCTGCTGTCCCTGACGGCCACCGCGGGCGCCGTGGCCGCTGTCAGTGCCGCGCTGCTCGTGCgcgtgctgctgctctccagcgcCCTGCACGGCACCTACCTGGatgcccagggccaggagcagcccgTGGGGATCCCCCTCCTCGTCCAG CACCTTTTCTTGACTTTCCCCAGGATTGTCTTCATGCTGGGGTTTGTCATCCTGCTCACCCTGGTGCTGGGGGGATATTGCTCCTTCAGTCTGTATTTGGCCCTCACCAACCAGACCACCAACGAATGGTGCAAATCCCGAAGATTTGGGGGCTCCCAGTCTCATGACAGACCCCTCGTCTACAGAAACATTTATTCCAAAGGGATCTGGAGGAACTTAAAGGAAATCTTTAACCCTCCTACCACgttggaaaggaagaagaaaacatgA